The Persephonella hydrogeniphila genome has a window encoding:
- a CDS encoding tetratricopeptide repeat protein, with the protein MEDIIGDIKKGNTATALEKAKKLPFPENLLAEGVVYFHIGNNEKSKNLLERYIEIKKDNPESYYYLGNIYIEEKNLKKAIHFLKKAVELKEKAEYYNDLGYAYFLNGAYEKAIECYNRAVKINPNLSVAYYNKALVFRKMGRYKEAIKNYSTAITLNPYDPDYYYNIGIVYRLSGEPEKAVKAYKKAIELNPENENYWNNLGNAYYDLKEYEKAIKCYEKSVEINPKFFLGWQNLANTYLDTGKYENAVKSYKKALKINRRCSDCYMDMGIALKELGRYEEALKAYKKAVEIDPSQKATGIYNEACLYASKGEKEKAKKLLEEAFRLDPSLREYSKTDPDLKKIV; encoded by the coding sequence ATGGAAGATATTATTGGTGATATAAAAAAAGGAAATACAGCAACAGCTTTAGAAAAAGCTAAAAAATTGCCCTTCCCTGAAAATTTATTGGCTGAAGGGGTGGTATACTTTCATATAGGGAATAATGAAAAATCAAAAAATCTTCTTGAAAGATACATAGAAATAAAAAAAGACAACCCTGAAAGTTATTACTACTTAGGAAATATCTATATAGAGGAAAAAAATCTAAAAAAAGCGATACATTTTCTGAAAAAAGCTGTTGAGCTAAAAGAAAAAGCTGAGTATTACAACGACCTTGGGTACGCATATTTTCTTAATGGTGCGTATGAAAAGGCTATCGAGTGCTACAACAGGGCAGTAAAAATAAACCCGAACCTGTCTGTTGCTTACTATAATAAAGCCCTTGTCTTCAGAAAAATGGGAAGATACAAGGAAGCTATAAAAAACTACAGTACAGCTATAACACTTAATCCTTATGACCCTGATTATTATTACAATATCGGAATTGTTTACAGACTTTCCGGAGAACCAGAAAAAGCTGTAAAAGCTTACAAAAAAGCTATAGAGCTTAACCCTGAAAACGAAAATTACTGGAATAATCTGGGAAACGCTTATTACGATCTGAAAGAGTATGAAAAGGCTATAAAATGCTACGAAAAATCCGTTGAGATAAACCCTAAATTTTTCCTTGGGTGGCAAAATCTTGCAAATACATACCTTGATACAGGAAAGTATGAAAACGCTGTAAAATCCTATAAAAAAGCATTGAAGATAAACAGGAGATGCTCAGATTGCTATATGGATATGGGTATAGCACTAAAAGAGCTCGGCAGATATGAAGAGGCATTAAAAGCTTACAAAAAGGCTGTAGAGATAGATCCATCCCAGAAAGCCACAGGAATATACAATGAAGCCTGTCTTTATGCATCAAAAGGGGAGAAAGAAAAAGCAAAAAAACTGCTTGAAGAAGCCTTCAGATTAGATCCATCATTGAGAGAGTATTCAAAAACAGACCCAGATCTGAAAAAAATAGTATAA
- a CDS encoding nucleotidyltransferase domain-containing protein has protein sequence MIKGYTREDYISLIGKAIEEATGGNCLIIFFGSIVDERFNRTSDIDVAIFCKEEISATDFLKIKDKIDKLPVLREVDLIDLRKTNNVELIQNILEKGKIWKNIPELLRDLKNHLQNLKKS, from the coding sequence ATGATAAAGGGATATACAAGAGAAGATTATATAAGTTTGATTGGGAAGGCAATAGAAGAAGCTACCGGAGGAAATTGTCTGATTATATTTTTTGGTTCTATAGTGGATGAAAGGTTTAACAGAACTTCTGATATTGACGTTGCTATTTTTTGTAAAGAGGAAATTTCTGCTACTGATTTTTTGAAGATAAAAGATAAAATCGATAAGTTACCTGTATTGAGAGAAGTTGATCTGATTGATTTAAGGAAAACCAACAATGTAGAATTGATACAGAATATTTTAGAGAAAGGAAAGATATGGAAAAATATTCCAGAGCTCTTGAGAGACTTAAAAAATCATTTACAAAATTTAAAGAAGTCATAG
- the valS gene encoding valine--tRNA ligase, whose translation MSLNEYNPSEIEGKWYKEWLKSAIFTPSLDDQREPFVVVMPPPNVTGSLHIGHALNMTLQDISVRYKRMRGFNTLWLPGFDHAGIATQWVVTKQLEKEGINKFELGREKFVEKVWEWVPVARDTIKKQIETIGASCDWTRQRFTLDEGFARAVREAFSKLFKEGLIFKAPYIVNWDPKDRTAISDLEVEYKEEKGNLWYIRYPVVDENGKETGEYIVVATTRPETMLGDTAVAVHPEDERYKNLIGKKVKLPLAPEKRLAWDGKEVSNLIPVVPDDYVDPEYGTGAVKITPAHDPNDFEVGKRHDLPMVIVMDESAVMNENAGKYRGLDRYEAREQIVKDLEDMGLLEKVEEIIHNVGHSQRSGAVVEPYLSVQWFVNTKELAKDAIKVVENGDIRFIPENWKKTYLNWMYDIRDWCISRQIWWGHRIPVWECKKCGQYNVFSDDIFENTAQKVIFNMYGDTRIGQIFSSEEVKTYLYGKNFNQPDKTNLQFYEQFVFNREIPELKKEEDLKEFLDKNYIKVPVMNPEEIEDSKKIGFVPHAVFFLYTNGFIGKTFDENDVFEAYQKNKEIIRYIYDQGLNGIKKEDILEDKDKLKKWLFDHAYGNCKNGRIFFSETQERFSIIEEHIKELRYFIELRCEKCGSYNLKQEEDVLDTWFSSALWPFGTLGWPEETKDLQKFYPTSLLVTGFDIIFFWVARMIMMGMHFMKEKPFGDVYIHALVRDEKGEKMSKTKGNVIDPLDMVKKYGADSLRFTLAALAAQGRDIRLSEKRIEGYKHFANKIWNASRFVLMNFENNRGKVFKEISALKLSYDDKWILTRLQEVIKSSEKALEEYRYNDYANGLYDFFWHEYCDWYLEFSKERIYKGSDEEKAAALSTLIYVLDKSMRMLHPVMPFLTEEIWQKLPFKDSEYLPVAQYPEYEEGLVFEKEKQLIEDLKEMIVSIRNVRADFGIEPSRRLNVYIKPSDEEFESVIKNMEPSIKLLAKIENLEITAERPPNTVVAVSKRAESYIDIAGTIDIEKELKRQEKILKDIQKSISISEKKLSNENFVKKAPSHVVEKEKQLYKELKEKEEKVKKIIESLKEVQTS comes from the coding sequence ATGTCGCTTAATGAGTACAATCCATCTGAGATAGAAGGAAAATGGTATAAAGAATGGCTTAAATCAGCTATATTCACACCAAGTTTAGATGATCAAAGGGAGCCTTTTGTTGTAGTAATGCCTCCCCCAAATGTTACAGGATCTCTTCATATAGGTCATGCTCTCAATATGACACTTCAGGATATATCTGTAAGATACAAAAGGATGAGAGGATTTAATACCCTCTGGCTTCCAGGATTTGATCATGCAGGGATTGCAACACAGTGGGTTGTAACAAAACAGCTTGAGAAAGAAGGTATTAATAAGTTTGAGCTTGGAAGGGAAAAATTTGTTGAGAAAGTGTGGGAGTGGGTTCCAGTTGCCAGAGATACGATAAAAAAACAAATAGAAACAATCGGTGCTTCCTGTGACTGGACAAGACAGAGATTTACACTTGATGAAGGTTTTGCACGGGCTGTAAGGGAAGCTTTCTCAAAGCTTTTTAAAGAGGGACTTATATTTAAAGCTCCATACATAGTTAACTGGGATCCTAAAGATAGAACAGCTATATCAGACCTCGAGGTTGAGTATAAGGAAGAGAAGGGAAATCTATGGTATATAAGATATCCAGTTGTTGATGAAAATGGGAAAGAGACAGGAGAGTATATCGTTGTTGCAACAACAAGACCTGAAACAATGCTTGGGGATACAGCTGTTGCAGTTCATCCTGAAGATGAAAGATACAAAAATCTGATAGGAAAAAAAGTTAAACTGCCTCTTGCTCCAGAAAAAAGATTAGCATGGGATGGTAAAGAAGTATCAAATCTCATACCTGTGGTACCTGACGATTATGTAGATCCTGAATATGGAACAGGGGCAGTCAAGATAACTCCTGCCCATGATCCTAACGACTTTGAAGTAGGGAAAAGACATGATCTCCCTATGGTTATAGTGATGGACGAATCTGCAGTTATGAATGAGAATGCAGGAAAGTATAGAGGACTTGACAGGTATGAGGCAAGAGAGCAGATTGTGAAAGACCTTGAGGATATGGGTCTTTTAGAAAAAGTTGAGGAGATAATTCATAATGTGGGTCATTCCCAGAGATCCGGTGCTGTTGTTGAGCCTTACTTATCTGTCCAGTGGTTTGTTAATACAAAGGAACTGGCAAAGGATGCTATAAAAGTTGTAGAAAATGGAGATATCAGATTTATTCCAGAAAACTGGAAAAAAACGTATCTTAACTGGATGTACGATATAAGAGACTGGTGTATATCAAGACAGATATGGTGGGGACACAGGATACCTGTATGGGAGTGTAAAAAATGCGGTCAGTACAATGTTTTCTCAGATGATATTTTTGAAAATACAGCCCAAAAGGTTATATTCAATATGTATGGTGATACAAGAATCGGGCAGATATTTTCTTCTGAGGAGGTAAAAACATATCTTTACGGAAAGAATTTCAATCAGCCTGATAAAACAAACCTCCAGTTTTATGAACAGTTTGTTTTTAACAGAGAAATTCCAGAACTAAAAAAAGAAGAAGATCTTAAAGAATTTTTAGATAAAAATTACATCAAAGTTCCTGTTATGAATCCGGAAGAAATAGAAGATAGTAAAAAGATAGGTTTTGTTCCCCATGCAGTTTTCTTCCTGTATACGAACGGCTTTATAGGAAAAACATTTGATGAAAATGATGTTTTTGAAGCATACCAGAAAAATAAAGAGATTATTAGATATATATATGATCAGGGCTTAAATGGTATCAAGAAAGAGGATATATTAGAAGATAAAGATAAGCTAAAAAAATGGCTTTTTGATCATGCTTACGGTAACTGCAAAAATGGAAGAATATTTTTCTCAGAAACACAAGAAAGATTCAGCATTATTGAAGAGCATATAAAAGAGCTAAGATATTTCATTGAGCTGAGATGTGAAAAATGCGGTAGTTACAATCTAAAACAGGAGGAAGATGTTTTAGATACATGGTTTTCTTCAGCACTATGGCCTTTTGGGACACTTGGATGGCCTGAGGAAACAAAAGATCTCCAGAAATTTTATCCTACATCTCTCCTTGTAACAGGTTTCGATATCATCTTTTTCTGGGTTGCAAGGATGATAATGATGGGAATGCATTTTATGAAAGAAAAACCATTTGGAGATGTTTATATACATGCACTTGTAAGGGATGAAAAAGGAGAAAAGATGTCAAAAACGAAAGGAAATGTTATAGATCCCCTGGATATGGTGAAGAAATATGGTGCAGACTCTCTAAGATTTACACTTGCAGCCCTTGCAGCTCAGGGAAGAGATATAAGACTGTCTGAAAAAAGAATTGAAGGATATAAACATTTTGCAAACAAGATATGGAACGCATCAAGATTTGTTTTAATGAATTTTGAGAATAATAGAGGTAAGGTCTTTAAAGAGATATCAGCTCTAAAGCTTTCTTACGACGACAAATGGATACTTACCAGATTGCAGGAAGTAATTAAATCATCTGAAAAAGCGTTAGAAGAATACAGATACAACGATTATGCAAATGGTCTGTACGACTTTTTCTGGCACGAATACTGTGACTGGTATCTGGAGTTTTCAAAGGAAAGGATATATAAAGGGAGTGATGAAGAAAAGGCAGCAGCCCTATCAACTCTTATATATGTTTTAGACAAATCTATGAGAATGCTCCATCCTGTAATGCCGTTTTTAACAGAAGAGATTTGGCAGAAACTGCCATTTAAAGATTCAGAGTATCTCCCTGTCGCCCAATACCCTGAATATGAGGAAGGTTTAGTTTTTGAAAAAGAGAAACAGCTTATAGAAGACCTGAAAGAGATGATAGTTTCTATCAGAAATGTAAGGGCTGATTTTGGTATAGAACCCTCAAGGAGGCTAAATGTTTATATAAAGCCTTCAGATGAGGAGTTTGAGAGCGTAATAAAAAATATGGAGCCTTCTATAAAACTCCTTGCAAAAATAGAAAATCTGGAAATAACTGCAGAAAGACCCCCTAATACGGTTGTTGCAGTATCTAAAAGGGCAGAGAGTTATATAGATATAGCCGGAACTATTGATATTGAAAAAGAGCTTAAAAGACAGGAAAAAATCCTAAAAGATATCCAAAAATCTATATCTATTTCGGAGAAGAAACTATCAAATGAAAATTTCGTTAAAAAAGCTCCTTCCCATGTAGTAGAGAAAGAAAAACAGCTGTATAAAGAACTAAAAGAAAAAGAAGAAAAAGTGAAAAAAATAATAGAAAGCCTGAAAGAAGTCCAGACGTCTTGA
- the ppa gene encoding inorganic diphosphatase, with translation MDLKKIPPGKNPPEDIYVVIEIPQGSGIKYEVDKESGAVFVDRFLYTAMYYPFNYGFIPNTLAEDGDPTDVLVISSEPVVPGSVIRSRPIGMLEMEDEEGIDTKIIAVPVSKLDKTFDNIKEVTDLPEATLNKIKHFFEHYKELEPGKWVKVKSFKDSKTAFEDIKAAIERFKNS, from the coding sequence ATGGATTTAAAAAAGATACCCCCGGGAAAAAATCCACCAGAAGATATCTATGTTGTTATAGAAATACCGCAAGGAAGTGGTATTAAGTATGAAGTTGACAAAGAAAGTGGTGCAGTTTTTGTTGACAGATTTTTGTATACAGCAATGTACTATCCTTTTAATTATGGTTTTATTCCAAACACACTTGCTGAAGATGGAGACCCTACAGATGTTCTCGTCATATCATCGGAGCCTGTTGTTCCTGGAAGTGTGATAAGAAGCAGGCCTATAGGTATGTTAGAAATGGAAGACGAAGAAGGAATAGATACAAAAATAATAGCTGTTCCCGTTTCAAAATTAGATAAAACCTTTGATAACATCAAAGAAGTAACAGATCTGCCAGAAGCAACATTAAACAAAATTAAGCACTTTTTTGAACATTATAAAGAGCTTGAACCAGGAAAGTGGGTAAAAGTAAAATCATTTAAAGATTCAAAAACAGCATTTGAAGATATAAAAGCTGCAATTGAAAGATTTAAAAACTCTTGA
- a CDS encoding glycosyltransferase family 4 protein yields MVLASILSFIVSAFVSFLIVRFSPHFFYDPVKAGTQKFHKRPTPRAGGLGIFLGVVFAGVVLFFKGAPFIKTYWFFVFSAFPAFLGGLLEDITKKISVKKRFLFMLLSAFIAVFLLDAVVVRVDIPFIDMLFGIYPFSFIFTVFAIAGLTNAINIIDGFNGLASGISITIFFAIAYVAYLNNDFFILAVSLIMIAGILGFFIFNYPSGLIFLGDGGAYFLGFTIAVLSILLVKKHPEVSAWFPIAVAVYPIYETLFSIYRRKFIRKVSPTAPDRFHLHTLFYKTIVKKLLGTSNPVYRNPATSPLIWSINMIGVIPAVLFWDNTLVLILSVLLFIFVYTKVYFSIIRSKLPKSKKFNSI; encoded by the coding sequence ATGGTTTTAGCATCTATACTTTCTTTTATAGTTTCTGCATTTGTTTCTTTTTTGATTGTTAGATTTTCTCCTCATTTTTTTTACGATCCTGTAAAAGCTGGAACACAAAAATTCCATAAAAGGCCTACTCCCAGAGCAGGGGGTCTTGGGATATTTTTAGGGGTTGTTTTTGCAGGGGTTGTGCTTTTTTTTAAAGGGGCACCTTTTATTAAGACATACTGGTTTTTTGTTTTTTCTGCTTTTCCTGCTTTTTTGGGAGGTCTATTGGAGGATATTACAAAAAAAATATCCGTTAAAAAAAGATTTTTATTTATGCTGTTATCTGCGTTTATAGCAGTCTTTTTGCTTGATGCGGTTGTTGTTCGGGTGGATATTCCTTTTATAGATATGCTCTTTGGGATTTATCCATTTTCCTTTATCTTTACAGTTTTTGCTATTGCTGGACTTACAAATGCCATCAACATAATTGATGGTTTTAATGGTCTTGCTTCTGGAATAAGTATAACGATTTTTTTTGCAATAGCGTATGTGGCATATCTGAATAATGATTTTTTTATTCTTGCCGTTAGTCTAATAATGATTGCTGGGATATTAGGGTTTTTTATCTTCAATTATCCTTCCGGACTTATATTCTTAGGAGATGGTGGAGCCTATTTCCTTGGATTTACAATAGCTGTCCTTTCTATCCTACTTGTTAAAAAACATCCGGAAGTATCTGCATGGTTTCCTATAGCTGTTGCTGTATATCCTATTTATGAAACTCTTTTTTCCATCTACAGAAGGAAATTTATAAGGAAGGTTTCACCAACAGCTCCGGACAGATTTCATCTGCATACGCTTTTTTATAAAACGATCGTAAAGAAACTCCTTGGCACTTCAAATCCTGTTTACAGAAATCCTGCCACTTCTCCACTGATATGGAGTATTAATATGATAGGAGTGATACCTGCTGTTCTTTTTTGGGATAATACTCTTGTTTTAATACTCTCTGTTTTACTGTTTATTTTTGTTTACACTAAGGTTTATTTCTCCATAATCAGGTCAAAACTACCAAAATCAAAAAAGTTTAACTCTATCTAG
- the rfbD gene encoding dTDP-4-dehydrorhamnose reductase, translating to MKYLIFGKNGQLGEEFQKALSNKNMKFLALSHKECDISDLKKLREIFESYKPDVVINCAAYNYVDKAETDFWDSYKTNALGVRNLSYLSKIYNCYFITYSTDYVFDGTKEEGLYTEGDTPNPLNEYGKSKLTGEKWVFEEDLNKYLILRTSWVYGEGKQNFIYKVLQWVERNSYLKIAYDEISVPTSTRTIVEVTLKAIKQELSGLYHLTNSGYASRYEWAKKILELKGIKKFIYPVSKDIFDLPAKRPKFSAMDNGKISSELGIEILRWDEELEALLKYKN from the coding sequence ATGAAATATTTAATATTTGGCAAAAATGGACAGTTAGGAGAAGAGTTTCAAAAAGCTCTGAGTAATAAAAATATGAAATTTTTAGCTTTATCCCATAAAGAGTGCGACATATCAGACCTGAAAAAACTAAGAGAGATTTTTGAAAGCTACAAACCAGATGTAGTAATTAACTGTGCAGCTTATAATTATGTGGATAAAGCTGAGACAGATTTTTGGGATTCTTACAAAACAAATGCTCTTGGGGTAAGAAATCTTTCTTATCTGTCTAAAATCTATAACTGTTATTTTATAACATACTCAACAGATTATGTTTTTGATGGAACCAAGGAAGAAGGGTTATATACAGAAGGAGATACTCCAAATCCACTAAATGAGTATGGGAAAAGTAAACTTACAGGTGAAAAATGGGTTTTTGAAGAGGATTTAAATAAATATTTAATACTTAGGACAAGCTGGGTTTATGGAGAAGGTAAACAGAATTTTATATATAAGGTACTTCAATGGGTAGAGAGAAACTCATACCTGAAGATAGCATATGATGAAATATCAGTTCCAACTTCAACGAGAACAATTGTTGAGGTCACATTAAAAGCAATAAAACAGGAACTTTCAGGCTTATATCACCTGACGAACTCAGGGTATGCTTCTAGATATGAGTGGGCAAAGAAAATTTTAGAGCTAAAAGGAATTAAAAAGTTCATATACCCCGTATCGAAAGATATTTTTGATCTACCAGCAAAAAGACCAAAATTTTCTGCTATGGATAATGGTAAAATATCAAGTGAGCTTGGTATAGAAATTCTTAGATGGGATGAAGAGTTAGAGGCTCTATTAAAATACAAGAACTAA
- a CDS encoding argininosuccinate synthase translates to MKKRVILAYSGGLDTSVIVRWLTDRGFEVITYTADVGQGEELDEIPEKAKASGAVEAIVDDIKEEFAREYCLPLMRSGALYENRYTLLSALSRPLISKKLVELAHKYDAHYVAHGSTGKGNDQVRFETSVWALDPDIEVLAPVRDWEFKSRDEEIEYAKKHGIPVRATKEKPYSYDRNLWGVAIEAGPLEDIWTEPPEDAFEITVNPVNAPDKPEYVEIGFEKGVPVSINGKRYDELWKLIWDLNEIGGKHGVGRIDMVENRLVGIKSREVYESPAGLILIKAYDEIESLVLDRFTYHYKLTHISQPYADLVYNGLWFSKLREAIDAFTAEIAQLVNGTVRFKLYKGNAQIVGRKSPNGLYFEKLATYSPEDEFDHKAGEYFTKVWGLPLKVFARANKRDGK, encoded by the coding sequence TTGAAAAAGAGAGTTATTCTTGCTTATTCTGGAGGACTGGATACATCTGTTATAGTCAGATGGCTAACAGACAGGGGGTTTGAGGTTATTACCTATACTGCTGATGTTGGTCAGGGAGAAGAGTTAGACGAGATACCAGAAAAAGCCAAAGCCTCAGGAGCTGTGGAGGCAATTGTTGATGATATAAAGGAAGAGTTCGCAAGGGAGTACTGTTTACCTCTTATGAGATCTGGAGCCCTTTATGAAAACAGGTATACACTTCTTTCAGCCCTCTCAAGACCTTTAATATCAAAAAAACTTGTTGAGCTTGCCCACAAATATGATGCCCATTATGTTGCCCACGGTTCAACAGGGAAAGGAAATGATCAGGTAAGATTTGAAACATCAGTATGGGCATTAGACCCTGATATAGAAGTTCTTGCTCCTGTTAGGGACTGGGAATTTAAATCAAGGGATGAAGAGATTGAGTATGCAAAAAAACACGGTATACCTGTAAGGGCAACAAAAGAAAAACCATATTCCTACGACAGAAATCTTTGGGGTGTCGCTATAGAAGCAGGTCCTCTTGAGGATATATGGACTGAGCCTCCAGAGGATGCATTTGAGATTACTGTAAATCCAGTAAATGCACCGGATAAACCAGAATATGTAGAAATAGGATTTGAAAAAGGGGTGCCTGTTTCAATAAATGGGAAAAGGTACGATGAGCTGTGGAAACTGATATGGGATCTGAATGAGATAGGAGGAAAGCATGGAGTAGGAAGGATTGATATGGTAGAAAACAGACTTGTAGGTATCAAATCAAGGGAAGTCTATGAATCACCTGCAGGCCTTATACTAATAAAGGCATATGATGAGATAGAAAGTCTTGTTTTAGACAGATTCACATACCACTATAAGCTTACCCATATATCTCAGCCTTATGCTGATCTTGTTTATAATGGTCTCTGGTTTTCAAAGCTTAGAGAAGCTATAGATGCTTTTACAGCTGAAATAGCACAGCTTGTAAATGGAACTGTAAGATTTAAATTGTATAAAGGTAATGCACAGATCGTAGGAAGAAAATCTCCAAATGGACTTTATTTTGAGAAACTTGCAACATATAGTCCAGAAGATGAGTTTGACCACAAAGCTGGAGAGTACTTTACAAAAGTATGGGGTTTACCTTTAAAAGTTTTTGCAAGAGCTAACAAAAGAGATGGGAAGTGA
- a CDS encoding Wzz/FepE/Etk N-terminal domain-containing protein — protein MEKLPKEREEQIVYYQEDEIDLYELWLTLKKRWKVIIATTFFFILVATIYILISPNLYKVEAYISPARIENKPAFNSVNLVNELKAKYQVDNSNFKRNELEKSKAYIDAVSLADRKNKVPIIKVEAIGFKNEYAISKIDDVLKQLKDKYGNVLSSYKQDILTKIEKEKTSLYVLKTFILSELKERKRFLTEEEIPILKKKLSFFQNELKRIDTLLSNYRKSLNNYTETIKNMSIMLKNPNLSDSSLLILSTQLANYQSLVLNLTNKIKEKEAEKEKILNEIIPNIEKKIKEIKTIQIPQINKKIEEKQKEIVFKERNIKLLEYKLKYPIFSDFEIISEIVSDKPYKPKKSLILAVASVSGLFLGIFLAFFLEWIENARKRHTTS, from the coding sequence ATGGAAAAGCTACCAAAGGAAAGAGAAGAGCAGATAGTATATTATCAGGAAGATGAAATAGACCTTTACGAGTTGTGGCTCACGCTGAAAAAAAGATGGAAGGTAATAATTGCTACTACCTTTTTCTTTATATTAGTAGCTACCATCTACATTTTAATCTCACCCAACTTATATAAAGTCGAAGCATATATATCTCCTGCAAGAATAGAAAATAAACCTGCTTTTAATTCAGTGAATTTAGTAAATGAATTAAAAGCTAAGTATCAGGTTGACAACAGCAATTTTAAGAGAAACGAATTAGAGAAATCAAAAGCTTACATTGATGCAGTATCTTTAGCTGATAGAAAAAATAAGGTTCCCATAATAAAAGTAGAAGCTATTGGTTTTAAAAATGAATATGCTATATCAAAAATTGATGATGTATTAAAACAGTTAAAAGATAAATACGGCAATGTATTAAGTTCATATAAGCAAGATATTCTAACAAAAATAGAGAAGGAAAAAACGAGTTTATATGTGTTAAAAACTTTTATTCTGTCGGAATTAAAAGAAAGAAAAAGATTTTTAACAGAAGAAGAAATCCCTATTCTAAAGAAAAAGTTAAGTTTCTTCCAAAATGAACTAAAAAGGATAGATACATTATTATCTAACTATAGAAAATCCTTAAATAACTATACTGAAACTATAAAGAATATGTCAATAATGCTTAAAAATCCAAATTTATCTGACTCCTCTTTACTGATACTTTCAACACAATTAGCTAACTATCAATCTTTGGTATTAAATCTAACTAATAAAATAAAAGAAAAGGAAGCAGAAAAAGAGAAAATATTAAATGAAATAATACCTAATATAGAGAAAAAGATAAAAGAAATTAAAACAATACAAATCCCTCAAATAAACAAAAAAATTGAAGAAAAACAAAAGGAGATTGTCTTTAAAGAAAGAAATATTAAATTGCTTGAATACAAGCTGAAATATCCAATTTTCTCTGACTTTGAAATTATAAGCGAAATAGTTTCTGATAAACCTTATAAACCCAAAAAATCCCTTATCTTAGCCGTAGCATCTGTTTCTGGACTTTTCCTCGGTATATTTCTGGCATTCTTCCTTGAATGGATAGAAAATGCGAGAAAGAGACATACTACCTCTTAG
- a CDS encoding HI0074 family nucleotidyltransferase substrate-binding subunit has protein sequence MEKYSRALERLKKSFTKFKEVIENPVIPEIFKEEFLIEISTKRFEYTYESLWKTVKEFLRLRGIECNSPKSCFRELIKEGIVPEKFEKILAEMIVLRNILVHIYDEEQAKDIYERIKKKDIVETFHTIIQLLEKEKP, from the coding sequence ATGGAAAAATATTCCAGAGCTCTTGAGAGACTTAAAAAATCATTTACAAAATTTAAAGAAGTCATAGAAAATCCTGTGATACCTGAGATATTCAAAGAAGAGTTTTTAATTGAAATTTCAACAAAAAGATTTGAGTATACTTATGAATCTTTATGGAAAACTGTTAAAGAATTCCTCAGGCTTAGAGGGATTGAGTGTAATTCTCCAAAATCCTGTTTTAGGGAACTGATAAAGGAAGGAATAGTTCCTGAAAAATTTGAAAAAATTCTCGCTGAAATGATAGTTTTGAGAAATATTCTTGTCCATATATACGATGAAGAGCAGGCGAAGGATATTTATGAAAGGATAAAGAAAAAAGATATCGTTGAAACCTTTCATACGATTATTCAACTTTTAGAAAAAGAAAAACCATAA
- a CDS encoding SagB/ThcOx family dehydrogenase, whose product MKYIPLPEPVFNSSFSIEKALLKRRSIREFSPYPLSIEEISQLLWAAQGVTHFEGFRTAPSAGALYPLEIYVVIGNVKNLKQGIYKYNPYHHELILVKSGDYKNELYQAALGQEWVKNGVVCFVITGVYDRTTRKYGSRGIRYVDMEAGHAAQNLLLQATALNIGCVTVGAFYDNQIRQILEIDIDEFPLYLIPAGKI is encoded by the coding sequence ATGAAATATATACCATTACCTGAACCTGTTTTTAATAGCAGTTTTTCTATAGAAAAAGCATTGCTAAAAAGAAGATCTATAAGAGAATTTTCTCCTTATCCCCTTTCTATAGAAGAAATATCACAACTTTTATGGGCTGCACAGGGGGTAACACATTTTGAAGGATTTAGAACTGCACCTTCTGCAGGAGCTCTTTATCCCCTTGAGATATATGTAGTAATAGGAAATGTAAAAAATTTAAAACAGGGTATATATAAGTACAACCCTTACCACCACGAACTTATTTTAGTAAAAAGCGGTGATTACAAAAACGAGCTTTATCAAGCTGCCCTTGGTCAGGAATGGGTAAAAAATGGTGTTGTATGCTTTGTAATAACAGGCGTGTACGATAGAACTACAAGGAAATACGGAAGTAGAGGAATAAGATATGTAGATATGGAAGCAGGGCATGCAGCACAAAATTTGCTTTTGCAGGCTACAGCTTTAAATATTGGATGTGTAACTGTTGGTGCATTCTATGATAACCAGATAAGACAGATATTAGAAATAGATATTGACGAATTTCCCCTTTATCTTATACCGGCAGGGAAAATTTAA